A region of Streptomyces paludis DNA encodes the following proteins:
- the qcrC gene encoding cytochrome bc1 complex diheme cytochrome c subunit translates to MKKLSARRRHPLAAFVVLLLALAATGGLYTAFAPAGKAQADETSQSLAIEEGKKLYSVGCASCHGTGGQGTSDGPSLVGVGSASVDFQVGTGRMPAQQQGAQVPKKKVIYTQAQIDQLAAYVASLGAGPITPTKEQYNSTDANVAAGGELFRTNCAQCHNFTGEGGALTHGKYAPSLEGVDPKHIYEAMQTGPQNMPSFPDSTMPEQQKKDIIAYIKAVNGDDSPSPGGLSLGGLGPVSEGLFAWIFGLGALIAVAVWVAAHTAKAKKS, encoded by the coding sequence GTGAAAAAGCTCTCCGCACGACGACGCCATCCGCTGGCGGCGTTCGTCGTCCTACTCCTCGCGCTGGCGGCCACCGGGGGGCTGTACACCGCGTTCGCGCCCGCGGGCAAGGCGCAGGCTGACGAAACCTCCCAGTCCCTCGCCATCGAGGAGGGCAAGAAGCTCTACTCGGTCGGCTGCGCCAGCTGCCACGGCACCGGCGGTCAGGGTACCTCTGACGGTCCGAGCCTGGTCGGCGTCGGCTCGGCCTCCGTGGACTTCCAGGTCGGTACCGGCCGTATGCCGGCGCAGCAGCAGGGCGCGCAGGTACCGAAGAAGAAGGTCATCTACACCCAGGCGCAGATCGACCAGCTCGCCGCGTACGTCGCTTCCCTCGGCGCCGGTCCGATCACGCCGACCAAGGAGCAGTACAACAGCACCGACGCGAACGTCGCCGCCGGTGGTGAGCTGTTCCGTACGAACTGCGCCCAGTGCCACAACTTCACCGGTGAGGGCGGCGCGCTCACACACGGCAAGTACGCCCCCAGCCTGGAGGGCGTGGATCCGAAGCACATCTACGAGGCCATGCAGACCGGCCCGCAGAACATGCCCTCCTTCCCCGACTCCACGATGCCGGAGCAGCAGAAGAAGGACATCATCGCCTACATCAAGGCGGTGAACGGGGACGATTCCCCCAGCCCCGGCGGTCTGTCGCTGGGCGGCCTCGGCCCGGTCAGCGAAGGGCTGTTCGCCTGGATCTTCGGTCTGGGCGCATTGATCGCAGTT